ACCTGTGTACAGCATATGAGCTCTTCCAAATGCGAGCTTGATCGTACTATGGATAATGCAAAGGAGCTATCCTATAGGACCTTGAGTTAATGAAATTATTGAGGGAATTGGGAAAAGGGAGGAAAGCTGGTGTCATAGTAATATATACTTCTGAAAGTAGCTAAATTTTAGATTATAAAGCTTTTGCATGTCTTTTGGAACTCAGAGCAACAACAGGTTGTCAAGAAAAGAATTATAGAACTTTTTATGCATGTAGTAACATCTCCATATCATCCTtccttgatgttctttttctaaTGTACCATTGACATGTAAAAATACTTAATTTTCTTGAATGGATTCAACTTATATCAGGTGCATTAATATATATCATTTTGCCATGTGATATATAATCCAGTCCTTAGATCTCAAAGTGGACAAGGACTCGGAAAAATCTTAATTAGTTATTGGACAATCCCAGCAAAAACTCACAATCTGTCCATGGTGGAAGATTACCGGAATCTAAAATTTATGTGGAATTCTGTATcttttgcttttgcattttctctGATTACTATAATTTTCTCGGTAATGCTCTTTTTCTTGTAAACAACTTGGAACCACTTTCAGGAAGGTCGCCACACATTTCGCGGGGGATTCTGGAATTACTTTAGCATGGGTAAGATCTTATAGCTTTGCcagtatatatatgtgtgtgtgtaaatatataatttttccccctttcttttgCTCCTTCTGATAATGTGGATGCGTAATTTTTGTCCCTAACACTTTTTCGATCCAAGAGAAACTTAAAAAGCACTTTCTACAGGCATGGATGCTCAAATATCCTATGCATTTCATTCAGAGAGGAAGGCGCAtcctgaaaaattcaaaaatcagtTGATTAATCAGGTACTTTTGTTGTCTTCATCACTTGCTGGGATGGATTTTGGAGAAGTTGGAAGGATTGATGCTTTTGTTTGTTGCTTGAATTAAATGGATATTGCAGATAAAATGGTCTTACTGCATATTAATGTGATAAAATCAGCTCTTCTTTTCCCTGTCAGTGCACGTAACTTAACAGAGATCGGTAACTCTGACTTCTCTATTTCTACTTGCAGAGTACTTATGCAAAGCTTGGGTGTACTCAAGGATGgttctttgcttctctttttcatCCTTCTTCACGGTAAATATATAGATGCAATGATGTTTTCTGTGTTTCCCAGTGCAAATGCTGTCTCTACTGGTGACATTTTGGTCATCAGCTGTTTCGGAGTAGTTGCAAGTGGTTTATAACTTTGGATGGATGATAGTCCTGTGAGGAGACTTGGTTTAATGAAATTGTTCATCTCCATGGGTACGCTACTATTCAAGAAATTTTAGGCCATTGAATCTTCTTGTGAGATCTTTTGGTTAGGAGAAATTTCTCCACTTGGCTTCACATTATAAGGAAGCTGACGAAATTGCTTGGATTGTTGTCCAGATATATTAGGAAGATTGTCATTGCTGATATAGCATAGTTTTTTTCGGCCTTCTCCGTAGCCTATAGGAATCTGTAGGCTAACCAGTTAGAAATTCCGTCTCTTTGATAGGCTTAATAGCTTCTAATTGTTacagttcttttcttttccccatctTCCGGGTAGAAACTTTGGTTATGGTCAGctctttgttgttgttgtgaaAGTAGCATAACCTTTTCAGTACAGGAATATAGCTCAGCTGGCCAAAGTGAAGATTATGAAAAGGCATGGCCAATGGCAAGATCTCCACATACCACACAGGTAATCTCGCCTCTTCCTGATTGTATCAACTGAGCCACCATTTATGtatcaacaaaaaagaaattcagcGTATGTAGGCATTCATTAGGAGACTTGTCCTATCAATTGGTTCCTTCAATGTGTGCATTCCTTTTTTGACATCTCCATGCATTATAAAGTTCTCGGTAAGCTTTGATGCTCATGACAAGGAGTTTGTCCATCATGATAACTGTGACTAATTagttatttccatttttttggttGTACGCGATGGATATATTTGGATCCTGTACAAAAGACTGACACTTCTTGCACTTTCTTATTCAGCATTAGGTCAATTGTCTGTCTCAACTTGCCCAGCTTTTCTGGTGGACTTAATCCGTGGGGGACACCAAACAGCACAAAACGGAGTCAGGTTAGTACGGACTTGCATCATTGGCAGAGTGAAAGAGCTACATTTGTCCATTTAAACCAACAGTAATTGGAAAAGCTACCTTTGCAATTGCTATAACCTATTCTAATTAAACCATTATTTGCAGAGGGACTTGACCCCACCTTATGTTGATGATGGTCACCTCGAGATTGTTGGTTTTAGAGATGCCTGGCACGGTCTTGTATTGCTTGCCCCAAATGGGCATGGGACTCGTCTTGCTCAGGTAAAATCTCAAGCTGGGatttttgctttcttactggATGAGTCTCGATATTAGCAACTCTTGTTGACTAGAATCTAAGATTTTATTTGGTATCGCTGTtggataaaaaagaaatactgTCCTCCAATTATTTTTCCCAATTTGTACTAGGCACACCGCATCAAGTTTGAGTTTCACAAAGGTGCAGCTGATCATACATTTATGAGGGTTGACGGGGAACCGTGGAAGCAACCGCTACCCCTGGACGATGACACTGTTGTGGTGGAGATTTCTCACCTTGGTCAGGTGAACATGCTTGCCACCCACGGTTGCCGGGCCAAGAGCATCCATGATCCGTCCACACCAAGCCACCACGATGACGAGGACAATGACAGTGGTGAAGAAGATTCAGGGGAGGAGTTCAGGAAGTTTGGGGCAGCTGAAACTTTCAAAATCCCTAATGAGGTTGACATTAGTCGTCTTAGTTGATCTCTTCAGTTTCCTTCTCCTTGAATCTTTTTCTAAATATCGATCATGGGAATAAATGATGTTGGGTAATTCATTTCAATATTCATACATAAGCAACTGGAGACCTTTTGCGATTAGTATGTTGGAAACATCTGAATTGACAGtgttcatattttcttctctcgATAAATTATCTCAATGACATCCGGCCATATGGTTTGTAAATTTAGAAGGCCGTTACTATTTCTCAGTCATGTGGCCTGTACATGTGTGATCTCTCCAGGTAAAGTTCGTCTAGCCGACTCATGTGGTGTTCTGATGCTGATTtcattgaatcttcttccctgtATCAAAGTAATGTCATTATCATTTTGTTGGAGCTTCGTTTCATGAAGAACGCCTCATCTTGAGATCATGTTCAGGTCCTTGTATCTATGTACTCGATCAAAGTTAAGGTGGCAAAACCGAGTCTGATTGAAAATTAGATTCGACAGATACGAAATGGAATATCTATATATAGCACAAGTTTCGTTGCGCttgcataagaaaattacaGAAGCCTAACTATTGGTGAATACGGCAGTAGACTAAGCGAAGAAAACCACGGGCAAGACAAGGCTTAAACCAGATGAGGACCCCAGCAGACGAGGTGCATGATCTTGTCGGCCTTCTCGGCCTCCCTGAGCTGGCGGCTTTTCTCCATCAGGGCCGCTGTCTTTGTGGCGTCTCCACCGCTGGAAACCCATCTGAACTGAGAAGGCTTGCCAGCTGATTCCATGTTGTTTTTCGTTTGGGATGGCTTTGATTCCGAAAGACATGGCCTTCGAGCTCCAAGGACGGTCCTTTATTAGACCCTGGACGGCCCTCAGGCACACTCTGCTCATGTACCTTAAGCTCATCACGCGGTCGGCCGAGGAAACCGACCGAAGATCAAGAAGGTTGTGTGGTCCTAGGAAGCGAATGCCCCATGATTTGCTCATCCCGTGTCCGCGCGTGAAAGGTAATATAATAGCGGTTTTCTCCTTCTGATTCAAGCACTGCTGAATTTagtgtaaaaagaaaaggtcattCCAAAGCACTAAAGCCAGCGGACCCCGCCACCACCCCAGGCTTTCGGATTCTCCTCCCACTTAAAAAGGAAGGTCCTGTCCTCGAGCTCTTGGGGTCCTCATCGAGGTTCTCTGTACAGCAGTAGATCAAGAAGGAAATCGAAGTTCGTTGCTGAGAACGATGTAAATTGTAAAGAAGTACATTTTTTGTACTGAGAATCTATTGTTAAGTATGATCAAGGActcttgtatgcaaaagagacTTAAAAGAGTCTGCCGAAGATGGAAGAAAAGGAGTCAACGGGAAATTTAAAGACTccatttgcttctttttaaaatgaataatttaaaaaacattttttaaaaataatcatttgtatcacTTCATATAACTAATTGATGAAAAATGCTTTCATTATCGATagcaatttatatttaaacattttcatatcaGTTGTaaagataaatgaatgaaaagtattcttgttttttgtgaaaatattaagacataaattgttagtcaataaaaaaactttttataaattaattattttaagcgatatAAAAGATcatcttttaagaaaatattttcaaaattaaatatttcacGCGAGATAAATGCGCCTCAGATCGAGATAAATATCAATGAGAATGGACCGCGGGCCATGGCTATACTAGATATTTCCCTCCTCAGATCAACCTGTAGCTTTGATCGTTCGATATGCTAAAATATGGTTTATCTTGGCccgtttttatgtttttttttttaccagttGAATGAACCATTCCTGTTAGCAATAGGGGtgagcggtctagggtcgaccacCGGATCGACACTCGGACCGCCCAACCCCGCCGGtcttggtccggttccaaggggaCAGGTGGTCCCTTGGTCCACGAAATTTCGGGACCAACACCGGCGGCAGTTGGTCTTCGGTCTAAGAGTTTTGGATCGGTCCAACCCCGGACtaaccccgtatattatattatattatttataattcttttatatattcaaacctaagtaaaattgctattatattatattatattagcactaatagtaatttcaatttaaaacttttgttgaatattaattatgtgtcgtttgttttattttcaggtgtttagaagttcaagtgaattaacaagatgtgaagttatatattcatggtttatattaagtatttttgaactttttatggtttaattgtattttactaatgaatttcggctacactttgcttttcaatttgtgtcaaatggtaaaagtttttgaagagtagagtagtactgcaatTGCTatggtgatttgctagtcaagcgGTGTGAAGcttattttttggttgagtagactctacatgatcaaatgctagtcaagtggtgtgaagctttcaaccaaaaaaaaaaaaagtggtgtgtagctcattttttggttaagtGGACTAtgcatgatcaaatgcaggaaaacgcttttgcatatggtgttatgaatattaaagataaatgattacaagaactttccatcttatcccatatctcgatgagcggttagcaggtacaaaatttctattattgtgtaattttaaatttgttaaatatgtattggtatttataatttagttgcacaatatcgcattgtcgatggatgtgtaatttgaatttgtaagtttgcttttttagggagtataaaaaataaaacgaaaaaaattatcgatcgatCTCGAGTGGAGCCTTTGCCAGGCAACCGAAccgagttagattaggttcggTCCTCCCTTTGGCCCGCGCTCAATAGGTCGGTCctggtcccaaaaattgataaCCGACATTTGTGCATGGTCTTAGGGTTAGGGGGGACCAACCGGGACCATGCTCACCCATAGTTAGCAATTCTCAATAATGTGATCGgaatatatttaataataattcatTGACCAAGTCAACGTCAACGTCAACAAGCATAAAAAtccaaagaggagagagagagagagagtccttcGGCGGAGATCCGAGCGTTACTTGAAACTCTCTGtaagtaggaggaggaggaggaggaggacagggTGAAAAGCTGTTCCAAGCGAGAATTCAGAGGCTGGGTCTTCTCAGAAAACTACAACTAGCGTCCGGGTAAGTGAGCTCCTCAAGTTCCTCGATGACACTTCCTTCTTTTCTCGACTGACGGAGCTCGTCTTCGCCCGTTTCTTGCTTTTACTTTGCTTCTCTGTGCCGACACTCACCGTCTCTTCTTTGAGCCCCGATGGCCTCGTTCCTCTACTCACTCGTGGCTCGCCCTCGCTCGCCCttgctctccctctcttttcatgtatttcttcttcttaagTTCTAAGAGATAGGTccactttcatgaaaaacacgaATGTCTGCCTGTAGTTCCCTTCTTTTGTAACATCCGCGGCGATATCCCGGGACCGAGGTCTTGCTGCTCTCCTTGGAGTCCTCGGACTTGACGCAGGCCTTGACCGAGACCTCGTCAGGCTCGGCGCGGCTCAGCAGGGCCAGGGTGTTGTCGAACGACCGGAGGACGTTGATGACATGGCGGACACGGGATGCCGTGCGTCATCGTCGCCGGCTCAAGAAAAGGCGTTGAAGAGATCCCGGAGCTTCTTCGCGGACTCCTGGCCGGTTCCATAGACTCACCCAGGAACCGGACTGGGGTGTGTCCAGAAAACAGTGGGCGGTTCCCAGTTTCCATTTTGTAGAACCGGCCCTAGTGGCCTGGAACGGATCACCGGCACAGGAGGGATCGAGATTGCTTGGTGGAGAGGCCTAGTGGATTGGAAACCATTTAATTTAGACTTTAAATTTGCAACCTATTATCATGAGACTCTTCAAATCTGAACGACCCATGTTAACTCATTCCAATAAATTTGGATCATTCATTTTGATAGGTATAAATGTGGGATTGGAAGTGACATATTTCGACCTTTCCTCTATTTTTGATGAACCATTTGAAATCTGGCCCCCCATGTATTTTCGGAGATGTCTAATAGCAGGGCTTATTATTGAGATGGCATATAGG
The sequence above is drawn from the Eucalyptus grandis isolate ANBG69807.140 chromosome 11, ASM1654582v1, whole genome shotgun sequence genome and encodes:
- the LOC104424841 gene encoding diacylglycerol kinase 5, yielding MANPDSESFSPNDFRIPSYLIVPDSEDKDDSVEPQWPVLVFVNSKSGGQLGGDLLVTYRSLLGEHQVYDLGEEAPDEVLRRIYLNLEKLRSNGDTLALRIQQQLKIIVAGGDGTAGWLLGVVSDLKLSHPPAIATVPLGTGNNLPFSFGWGKKNPGTDHSSVVSFLKQVSEAKEMKIDSWHILMRMKAPKEGSCDPIAPLELPHSLHAFQRVSSTDELNMEGRHTFRGGFWNYFSMGMDAQISYAFHSERKAHPEKFKNQLINQSTYAKLGCTQGWFFASLFHPSSRNIAQLAKVKIMKRHGQWQDLHIPHSIRSIVCLNLPSFSGGLNPWGTPNSTKRSQRDLTPPYVDDGHLEIVGFRDAWHGLVLLAPNGHGTRLAQAHRIKFEFHKGAADHTFMRVDGEPWKQPLPLDDDTVVVEISHLGQVNMLATHGCRAKSIHDPSTPSHHDDEDNDSGEEDSGEEFRKFGAAETFKIPNEVDISRLS